The DNA region cgcagaagatccaagtctaaacctaaaagaacaaatagattaagttttggatcaaacgtgttaagttccgtgggcgatccaaaatttaatttaaaagaacacatggtagctaggaaaaggttcagacctttgtacaaaatttttgtacagtggaacctctaggttttccgagtagcaaccaacagatccaCGCTCTTGATAggcttgggctatctccgagggggtttggaatagagcccgatggaagGGGATTGGCGTGGGCGGCACTTCCCCTTGGGTGCCGATCGACCTTCTGTTCTACCCCCATACGGAGAGTTGCTCCGCTCAGTCTTCTTGTCCCGTTCGTTGATCGACCGCCGAGGTCGGTGGTTGCGGTGCAGGCTGATCGGCTATCacctgttgttgttgctgctccatCATTTTTGCTGCCCATGCTTGCACAAGCATCTCTAACTCCTCTTGCGTAAGCGTCACGGTGGTTAGCCGTCGAGCATCTTCCATTCCCTTGGCTTGGATTCAGGTGATGATTCCTACAGATggtgccaaatatgatcctgcccGAAAGTCGAGGAGACGgttgctggggacgtggcgctctcgctGACCTCCGATGGACTTCGCTCTTGCCTGCAATACAAGCAGCGtcaatgccgagccagggaaggagtcccgacgatggccctccgacgctcaagtcagtctccggcgagGCGAGAAGAAGCAATGAAAACTGTAGCGCAGCTGTAGAGATCGCAAGAAAATCATACCTCTATCAATGCCTGGACTCTCTTTTATATAGGGCTCTTGTATCGTGTGTGTACACTTCTTAAAGCGGACACGCAATCCCAAGCTTTTCCTGAAAAGAcatatcagtaaagtgtccctgacacagtaccttaatgggTCGAGCATATATCTGaaatgatagtggaagcttccaccgtacgatcttctgtctgatcATGTCATCCGTCGATGGTACTAACTCCCAAAAAGATATCGAAAGATATCCTGATATATCTATTGCTCAGACAAACGGGATGCCCGTTCGATTGAAAGTTAAActcattaaatttattaatcatCATCTTCCAAGATCCACAATTACTTaaatctattatatatatatataattgaattAGCTTGGCTagcaaattaatataaaatatttgaaaagtcaacttgattttttttattgttttcaaaatgttaatttttttatattgttaTTTTCACTTTTAAATTATCATGTGAACTAGTaaaaaaattatgacaaatatttttaaaattctaaattttttaaagaataacaactaattaaaaacaaatataattgttccaaagcattcattaaataaaatatagTTATCAAATTTTTTGGAATATAGTTCTAATTATGGGTGAGTATTCAGttaatttgttattattttgtatattttatattattattttaaataaattcgatTAATTCTGTGTTAATCGatataatctatttttaatttaatttgattaatccgatttaagtaaaattttaattggaTTTGGTTAGTCAATATTAaatcaattttttattaattcgattaatttatataccAAATTAATCGACTTTCGACCACCAATGGATCAAAATTAGGAACAccacttcttgttcttctttcttcctggcAACCCGCCGGCCAcgagatggttgaagcctcttgatgccgccggctaggtgagaaagcaaggggagaataagaatatgagggggtcgaCCATAAAGAGAATAGAAGagaaatagaaattgtgtagataattatttcctctaaggcaccatctatcctcttttataatcttggtaatgactaaaaaggaaagattttaacaacaattaaaatctcttttaaatttcctattgtggatggctataaaaggaaagttttaaaattaaaaatctctcttttaaacattgtagatggctacaaaaaggaaagatttttaaaattaaaacctctcttttaaatcatgattacataaaaggaaagttttaacaaaaataaaatatctcttttaaaccattgtagatggttacaaaaggaaagatttttaaaatttaaaactttcttttaaaaccatatggatgtcttaaaaaaggaaaaaatttaaaatttaaaatctttcttttaaaacatgatacACTCTTCCAATaggaagaataagaccaagtaaATATGTaaatattgattaattttagaaaataatcaaattaaatcatCCCTATCAcataaagaaatataaatatatcATCTCCTATTTATAAAAACTTGAAAAAGTCAAAAATTTATctgagattttaattttcaaaataatctctcatagttttaaatttataaaaactattttaaaaactttaaattctCATCACttcacctaaaaataaaatagttCATACTGTTATAGATTTCACATTATCATTCAGTTAGATGAATTAATATTGTTAACAATTAGtataaaatgattaaaatttaaaatatttagggtactttaatattttaaaatttaaaaataaactttaaaaaggGAAAATGAAAGTTTTGCTAagacaatatatttttttttttatgatgagaccctaattttagttttgtttagaATTATAGGGCCTTTTAGGTTATATACCAATATCCACTGCAATTAAAATATCAATAATTGTGAAagtaattaatggataaaattttagaatatatCATGATACCTAAGACTTTTCTTTCCTAAAAAAAAGTTTCCTTTCATGATAAAATTACCAAACAAGGCTCTTGAAGAGGTATATAAGGCCCTTGTTTGGTTAGGAAGAGCctaaggaaccctaggtttggtgattaagaagaagaagacacaatTGCTTGCTTTTATGGAATCAGTGAGAAAAATTTCTCTCATCTTTTGTTGTCTTTCATTATCcttttatgcttagaattaatGCATGTTGAGAAGAACCTTCTTTGCTTTTCTATTGATTTTTTCTTGAACATTAGCAAGTTAATTTGGGCGTCctctcttaaattttttttcggtCTTTATTTTGATATAAATGGAACATTGGGATTGTAGACAAGATTGTATTCTAAGTTTTGGTTCTTAGAGTCTTGCATCTGAAttaggttattttattttatttattttttattatttggatCTTACGACCTAATAAAAAGCAGAGGAAGGGAAAGATGAAAGGAAGAcattgagataatatttttttcattatcttTTTCCCAAATCTTTTTATTGGTAgtcttttattttataaaaaataagcgtgttagggtttagggtttataaaaggaaTTAAAATATAATGTACTggtgatttattttttttgtcaGTTTTATTATAAAAAACAGAGGTTTAACGAAGGTTGGATTCCTTTTCGCATGATATGGTATTCATTTAATTCCTCTCgtatttctataaaaaaaatagtcTCCCCTAGAATTGAGTTGGTTAGTGTGAATAGAATTATAATCATAAGATAAGGATTcgaatttgaagaaaaaaatccTTATCGCACAAGATAGGATCTTTATGATATGGAAAAAAGTGTCTTACCAAAATAGATTTATCTGGAAAAATATTTATATCCCTAAAAATTAGGttgaaaatattatataaattatgagatcataattttataaattatgagATAGGATAGAGTTTGTTTAAGACTATCTCACATAATGAGATAAAGCTCAGTTGTACTCTTTCGTGTTGGCCCTGAGACGGGTTGACGGGGCGCTGGGAGTGAGCGTATTGTAGATAGAGTTTCTTTAAACAATTAAATCAGTTCTTTAGAGATATACTTGGGATTTGTAATCCCACATAAATCTGAGTTCAAGATCTCTATAGAAAGCTACCAAATAAATCGCAACATAATTTATACTCATTCAAAAATCGACCTCTAGTATAAATTATGAGATAGGATAGAGTTTGTTTAAGACTATCTCACATAATGAGATAAAGCTCAGTTGTACTCTTCCGTGTTGCCCtgagacgggttgacgggggcgctgggggtgagCGTATTTGTTGTAGATAGAGTTTCTTTAAACAATTAAATCAGTTCTTTATAGATATACTTGGGATTTGTAATCCCAGATAAATCTGAGTTCAAGATCTCTATAGAAAGCTACCAAATAAATCGCAACATAATTTATACTCATTCAAAAATCGACCTCTAGAATATTTATCCCTATTGATATTCAAACTCTAATCTTCTTATTTGTTCTTTAGAGTGCTTAACCTGTACCACTTTGTGGAAGCATAAATATTTGCATAGTGTAAGTGTCCATACTTCGTTGGATTAATTCAAGTATCTAATCTTCCCTTCTGATTCGCCtatttgaaatataatttatatatactTAAAAGCTACCTTTAGAATATTTATCCCTATTGAGACTTTAATTCTGATCCTCTTATTTATTCCCTTAAATATTTAACCTCTACACCACATTCATGGGGGCAAAAACATTTACATAGTATTGGAGCAAAAAGGTAGAAGTTATTATCTTAGTTGTCTCTCTAGGACGACCACACATTCTCTTGAAAGGGTTAAATCATGGAGGGTATTGTTCTAGCACAGCCACCTTTTAATACTCGTTAAAATTGACTTGCAAAGGTCCATGTTTCTGTGTTACACTTCGGGGCGTGACGATgcactctcctttttttttttaaaaaaaaaaaaacattgcgATTGCATGGATGTAATTTTGTCATAATCACATTTAAACAATCAATTGTTCATGGTTTCTATTGCTGTCTTCTCTTGTCACAAAATCTCATATTTGCAAGACACTTGATAATGTCTGATTTCAGGTGAGCAATTCAGATTCTACCAAACAACAAATGCAAATGCAATTGTCAGTTGTTGGCTCTGAAGCTGCAGCACACTCATCAGGTGCAACTGATCAATCACCTTCTCCAGATTCTTGCGTAAGTCAGGGATTTGAAGGAAACAGAAACTTGCAAATCTCCGACGGTTTCTCGACTCGACTGGCAATCACAGCACAAGGTTGTCACACTGCTCATGGAAGCAGCACAGTAGGTTCCTCCAGTGGCAATTCTGCCCCACGGAACAGGCAATTCTGGAGTGCTGGGGAGTATGAAGATCTACCAAACACTGGACTAGCACACCGCAGTATGTGACTCGATACACTTTAGTTTCTCTTCAAACCTTTACAGAAACTGATGCAAAAAAACCGTGTTCTCGTGTAGGTGATGGTCGAAACCGTCTGTGTGTCCATCCAAAGTTTCTGCATTCGAATGCTACTTCACACAAATGGGCCTTTGGAGGTGTGTGCCCACTGTTTGTATCTGTTCAGTATGATTTCACTTTCTTAAACCTTTACTGAATACCTTGCTTTATTTCTTCTGTATGATTTCCAGCAATAGCAGAACTTCTCGATAACGCAGTCGATGAGGTAACACCTATAGCTTACTCTAATCGATATAGGGAACTTGTTTATATGTTTCATTATGTGATCCAGATACAGAATGGAGCTACCTTTGTCAAAGTGGATAAGTTTATTAGTCCACATACAGGCAGCCTAGCATTGCTAGTTCAAGGTAATCTATGTCTTCTAGTCTTATTCGAAGTCGATCAAAGTTCATCTTCCTCGATCAAACAGATACTTGAATTTATAAGCTGATTTCGGGTTTATTTCTAGATGATGGTGGCGGAATGGACCCAGAATTCTTGCGGCGTTGCATGAGCTTTGGTTTTTCGGATAAACAAGCTTCTTCAAACATTGGACAATGTATGAGCTCTCTATTATtgcttggatttttttttctcactATTTGGTGCACTTACATGTTATTTTGTAATAcacatatttaaaaataatagttcaaatcatttaattaatggtAATTAGGATTTGTGTTATTAGATGTGAATTTATCTTACTATTGAATTAAGAATTTGGacctttaataattaattttggtgaagtctaaaattcaattatgttaatatttttttcttttcacactgaaaataattttaagcctaattagtaattttctttggttgttttttatataaaaaatatgcatGGTCATGGTTCTCTTTAGTCACACATCTTAAGATTGATAACACTGAGAGCGGGgaagtttctataaatatcttgggAAGGTGACGTTAGGAAGTATACCTTTCTtggccttttggctaagatcaagtgtaaTATCTGTTATcggtttaatatctgatataaaaaattaagggTAATTTTGCATGCAACCCCTATTGGCAAACAAatctttgcatgcagtccccatccatgaaaatctttgttttcactcccagtcatatttacctaattgcccatgatatttttaggtaaaaaaaatctaaaaatcagtataaatcctcttaaattgagtatattaacttagaatttagtatattttctatcaaattgagtacgattcttttttcacctcaaaatatactcgattttagtttaatgtgctgaatttaataggaattatactcatttttagactatttgtaccaaaaaatatgagggttaatttcgatagaaaatatactcgatcctagtatagagtgctggattctagtgtaaagtgctgaatttaacaggaattatatttgtttttagactttttatacctaaaaaataagagggacaattttgatagaaaatatactcgattttaatataaaatgctgactttaagaagaattatactcgtttttggactttttgtattcaattttggactttttgtacctaaaaaatctgaggggcaatttaggtaaTAATATTTGCATGAgagagttgaaacaagtaatactttgcatgcagggagtggaaacaaaattttttgGATATGGGGATTACATGCAAAGTTAACATTGTGAttggggatttttctctaatttaccgaaaaattaaattaattttttataagaaaaAGTCTCTTATAGTAACTTGCTGTTGGGGTTCTTGAGTATCGCCCTTGCTTTGCACTACTACATGGGCCTAATGCACCTTTATTAAATCCAATTTATAGACCTGGGGTACTAATTTACATGTATTCATACATTATATTACACATATAATGTATGTGCGAGATGACTAGTACCAATAAAACTTGCTAACCTATTCTGTTATTATTGAGGGAATGATAATAGGATTATGATTCATTGTTATATATAAGTTATGATCCTCGTAGGATAGAGGATCATGAGATCTCTCTATTTTTCATTGGTAAGAAGGGTATAATGTCGTCACCCTAATCCCTATAGAAGACCTACCTTATATTCTTCTCTCATAGGATCTAGATTTCATGAACAGCATATAAACAATGGCGATCTTGCATACTTTTCTTTTAGGGTTCATATGGCTAAGAATTCATGTTTAGAAAACTTCCAACATCAACTTATGACAAGTGGCCCATTAGCCCAGTATTCTTAGGTCAATCACACATTAAGAGAAATTATCAGTTAATTCTTCAAAGCTGAAACTCGATCTTTATATGTTTGGGAAACTGAGAAAGCGTCTACCATTTCCCCTAGGACAACTTCCatcaatttatttttttgttggcaCTAGGTATCTTAGCCTTCAACCTGACTAATTCTTGGGTGATTCATTTGACTCCACAAAAGTTTCCTACTGACCAGAAAGGTAAATTAGGAAGTGCTCACATCTTACATTTTTAGGTCAATCGTCAAAAATTTATCCATTAATTCTCCGAAATTGAGACTCAATTCTAAAACTGAGAAAACAACCAGCCACACCATTCTCCCGAGGGCAACTTCcattacttatttattttattttttagttggTCGAACTTACGCCAACTTCCATCTCACTTTAATTCATACGTTTGTATACACGTTATTCAGTCATTCATGCAAAGTTCCTAACGTGTGTTTCAGATGGAAATGGCTTCAAGACTAGCACAATGAGACTTGGAGCAGATGTGATTGTTTTCACTCGCAACAAGAAGGGAAGGTATGAATCACTTTTGACGTTAACAAATTTTAAAGCAACTCTAATATTTGTCTTACTATTTCTGAGCTATTACCTCTTCTTCCAGTGAGCTGACTCAAAGTGTTGGTCTCCTATCATACACATTCCTGAGGCAAGAAGGTTACAACGACATCGTAGTCCCAGCAGTAAGTTCAATAGTTCTTACATAGAGGGATATTTTTTAttcttctcctattttcttttcttttgaagtTACTGAAGATCCTCTCTGAATCAGGTGGATTACTCCTTGGATTCCTCCCGCGGTGTATTAACTAGAATACATCGCAAAGATCGAGGACAATTCTTTTCCAATTTATCAGTGATGCTGAAATGGTCTCCTTTCCCCACAGAATCTGAGTTGCTGAAGAATGTAAAGTTACCTGCACCACTCTGTTTCTCTGTTCACctaacaaacaaaactaatacacTACTGAACTACTGTGCAGTTCAACGATATCGGGGCTCATGGCACTAAAATAATCATATACAATCTGTGGTACAATGACGCAGGGGATACTGAACTTGATTTCGAGTCTGATGAAAAGGTCAGTAATTCCTTCTGCACTCTGTTGCTCCATAGATGATTTGATTCAGCAAAGCTAATTTCTGGCTGCAGGATATATTAATAAGTGGGGCTCCAAAGAAAGCAGCTACGCGTAACGTCCTTGTGCAGGTTACACAGAGCCATATCGCAAAGACACTTCGCTACTCTCTTCGAGTAAATAAATTTTTGTCTATGAACTCAACTAATCGGAATATACAATCTCCCTAATCATATACAATCTTGCAGGTATACTGCTCAATTCTGTATCTGCATGTACCTGGTGACTTTAAGATCATCTTGCGTGGTTCAGAGGTCAAGCACCATTACATAGCTAGAGATCTCAAATACTGCGAATGCGTCAAGTATCGACCACAAGTTGGTGGAAAGATAGAGGTATTTGTTGAACATGGACATTTCTTTAGCACTTTTGAAGTGGTTCTTCACCCTAATCTTTCAGTGTCAAACCATAATCTCGAGTTTTTATAGTTTTCATTGTCAGTAAAAGTGTTGTGGTCTTTAAATGCAGGGTGAGGTTGTCACCACAATTGGATTTTTGAAAGAAGCTCCATTTGTCGATATTCATGGATTCAATATATATTATAAGAACCGTTTAATCTTGGTAAGATATATCATTACTTTGTTTCTCTCTATGGTTTTCCTTGTTTGAGTTGTTCATGTCTTTCAATTAGCCATGAGTTTATGTTTAGTGTAGTGTATTTTATCCTAATTATTGTTCTATTTGTAGCCCTTTCATCGAGTGGCATCTCAGTCGGGAAGCAAAAGTCGAGGTGTTGTCGGTAAGAAGTTCATTACTTTTCATCTTTAATTCTAgggtaaaaatcaaaagaatatcTCCTTttttttgttacattcatattataGCAGTTTTAGTATTgaagtaattttgattaagttgaaACAATTTTAATCAACACTTTTTTTATTGTACTAAATATAAAaggtattttttaatttttacccttGCCCACTCTTTGTCATATTGTTGTTCATTGGCCTTCCATTCATATTATCAATCATTTacataatttgtttgattttgaGGTGTTCATCTATTTTGATTGGTTCTCATATGCATTTGGCCCTTTTTAGGTGTACTTGAAGCAAACTTTATCAAACCTACACATGATAAGCAAGGTTTTGAAAGATCAAATCTTTATCAAAAGCTTGAAGTTAGATTGAGAGAAATGACAAATGAATATTGGTAATTCCCATTCCAATTTACTTAGTGCATTCAACTAAATCATCATCACCATTCTCTTCATTTTTTATCAAATAACATCATCACCATATTCAACCCCTTCTAAATTGATTTACAAATGATGTATTTGGATCAAAGATTCGGCT from Zingiber officinale cultivar Zhangliang chromosome 4B, Zo_v1.1, whole genome shotgun sequence includes:
- the LOC121975708 gene encoding protein MICRORCHIDIA 6-like, which encodes MESVSNSDSTKQQMQMQLSVVGSEAAAHSSGATDQSPSPDSCVSQGFEGNRNLQISDGFSTRLAITAQGCHTAHGSSTVGSSSGNSAPRNRQFWSAGEYEDLPNTGLAHRSDGRNRLCVHPKFLHSNATSHKWAFGAIAELLDNAVDEIQNGATFVKVDKFISPHTGSLALLVQDDGGGMDPEFLRRCMSFGFSDKQASSNIGQYGNGFKTSTMRLGADVIVFTRNKKGSELTQSVGLLSYTFLRQEGYNDIVVPAVDYSLDSSRGVLTRIHRKDRGQFFSNLSVMLKWSPFPTESELLKNFNDIGAHGTKIIIYNLWYNDAGDTELDFESDEKDILISGAPKKAATRNVLVQVTQSHIAKTLRYSLRVYCSILYLHVPGDFKIILRGSEVKHHYIARDLKYCECVKYRPQVGGKIEGEVVTTIGFLKEAPFVDIHGFNIYYKNRLILPFHRVASQSGSKSRGVVGVLEANFIKPTHDKQGFERSNLYQKLEVRLREMTNEYWGCYSHLIGYTKKVSDSSTPQAAIAHPLPFSSSSGCDIKPVAVNPQMLTDNTSKSSQSSTITPNMSLINDPNTFNHGQAITKQIASPVQVRMKRERRHEESLAETEPLQKQARCSSTGTEVELHNCVGQRQVVDIKALMQQNKEIEKDCLEHEKIQRELLFKIQALKHELEQVQQQHERLFSGLLVSNAMKTEKV